Proteins encoded within one genomic window of Saccharicrinis carchari:
- a CDS encoding TrkH family potassium uptake protein — translation MLNGRMILFIMGLLLVVEGVFMLLSAAVALMYGEYDLPYFLISALICFIIGGVLSASNYKAERNMGKKEGYIIVSMVWVVFSFFGLLPFYLSGAIPSFTDAFFETMSGFTTTGSTILNDIEALPHGILFWRSLIQWLGGMGIIVFSLAILPFLGVGGMQLYVAEVPGPVAEKLSPRIADTAKRLWGIYVIYTVIETLLLWAGGMSLFDAVCHSFTTMATGGYSTKQDSIAFYDSAYIQYVIILFMFVAGINFTLSYSLLHGRVRRVFRDEEFRYYLGFVLVVSLFVAAVLFISGDVTQVERAFRDALFQVVSVITTTGYATADYLVWFPTLSIIMFMLMFIGGSAGSTGGGIKVVRIVLLLKNAYFELKRLIHPNAVIPVRFNSKSVSPTVITNVLAFIVIYMLIVGVSMVIMSFMGYDLDTSIGAVATCIGNIGPGLGEVGPAATFSHIPDSGKWFLSFLMLLGRLEIFTVILLFSPYFWKD, via the coding sequence ATGTTGAATGGTCGAATGATCCTGTTTATAATGGGTCTGCTTTTGGTAGTTGAGGGAGTCTTTATGTTATTGTCGGCAGCGGTGGCTTTAATGTATGGCGAATACGACCTGCCTTATTTTTTGATATCGGCATTGATATGTTTTATAATTGGGGGTGTGTTGAGTGCAAGCAATTATAAGGCAGAAAGGAATATGGGCAAAAAAGAGGGCTATATCATCGTATCCATGGTTTGGGTGGTGTTCTCATTTTTTGGCCTGTTGCCTTTTTATCTAAGCGGAGCCATCCCGTCGTTCACCGATGCTTTTTTCGAAACAATGTCGGGCTTTACCACCACCGGTTCAACCATTCTTAACGATATTGAAGCCTTGCCACATGGCATTTTATTTTGGCGCAGCCTAATACAATGGCTGGGTGGTATGGGTATCATTGTGTTTTCATTGGCCATATTGCCTTTTTTGGGTGTTGGCGGAATGCAATTGTATGTGGCCGAAGTGCCCGGTCCGGTAGCAGAAAAGCTAAGTCCGCGAATAGCCGATACAGCCAAGCGTCTTTGGGGTATCTACGTAATATACACCGTTATAGAAACACTGCTGCTTTGGGCAGGAGGTATGTCTTTGTTTGATGCTGTTTGCCATTCTTTTACTACAATGGCAACGGGTGGATATTCCACTAAACAGGATAGTATAGCCTTCTATGACTCGGCCTACATACAGTATGTCATCATCTTGTTTATGTTTGTGGCAGGTATCAACTTTACATTGTCGTACAGCTTGTTGCACGGAAGGGTACGCAGAGTTTTTCGCGACGAAGAATTTAGATATTACCTGGGCTTTGTGTTGGTGGTCAGCTTGTTTGTAGCAGCCGTGTTATTTATATCGGGCGATGTAACCCAGGTGGAACGTGCCTTTCGTGATGCCCTTTTTCAAGTTGTTTCGGTGATCACCACCACAGGATATGCTACGGCCGATTATTTAGTTTGGTTTCCAACGTTAAGTATTATCATGTTTATGCTTATGTTTATTGGAGGCAGCGCAGGATCTACCGGAGGTGGCATTAAAGTGGTGCGTATCGTATTGCTGCTGAAAAATGCCTATTTTGAGCTAAAACGCCTTATTCATCCCAATGCCGTTATTCCGGTTCGTTTTAATTCTAAATCTGTGTCGCCAACCGTAATTACCAATGTGCTGGCGTTTATTGTTATCTATATGTTAATTGTTGGTGTAAGTATGGTCATCATGTCGTTTATGGGATACGATTTAGATACATCTATTGGTGCTGTGGCTACTTGCATTGGTAACATAGGGCCGGGCTTAGGCGAGGTGGGGCCGGCAGCTACTTTTTCGCATATACCGGATTCCGGCAAGTGGTTTCTTAGCTTTTTAATGCTTTTAGGTCGTTTGGAGATATTTACTGTTATACTTCTTTTTTCGCCCTACTTCTGGAAGGATTAG
- a CDS encoding YqaA family protein, whose product MQQNKQPVTIAVSMRRMVLLNRYYKITKFYSFLKNTAIRGGIGIIAFVLVLLGLEYFLLDFNVLLNNFVDTYSPRIVYSFFFLSETILGLIPPEVFIAWASKSSAPWLFLFLLASMSYLGGVASYFIGNRLFMLPFLRNYIQNKVANHIENLKKWGGFFVVLGAVSPIPHSMVSMASGLVRYNFKQYLLWSLFRYVRFLIYGLVIFQIF is encoded by the coding sequence ATGCAGCAAAATAAGCAGCCCGTTACCATTGCGGTTTCTATGCGACGGATGGTATTGTTAAATAGATATTACAAGATTACCAAATTTTATTCTTTCTTAAAAAACACTGCCATAAGAGGTGGTATAGGTATCATTGCTTTTGTGCTGGTATTGTTGGGGCTGGAATATTTTTTGCTCGATTTTAACGTCCTATTAAACAATTTTGTCGATACATACTCTCCACGGATAGTTTATTCATTTTTCTTTTTGTCGGAAACGATTTTGGGATTGATACCCCCGGAGGTGTTTATTGCGTGGGCGTCTAAATCATCGGCTCCCTGGTTGTTTTTGTTCTTGCTGGCCAGCATGTCGTACCTCGGTGGTGTGGCCTCCTATTTTATAGGTAATCGTTTGTTTATGTTGCCATTCCTACGCAATTATATCCAAAATAAAGTGGCCAATCATATCGAAAATCTAAAAAAATGGGGCGGATTCTTTGTCGTTCTTGGCGCTGTTTCGCCTATACCTCACTCCATGGTAAGCATGGCATCAGGACTTGTTAGGTACAACTTTAAGCAGTATTTACTTTGGTCGCTTTTTAGATATGTACGTTTTTTAATTTATGGGCTGGTGATTTTTCAGATATTTTGA
- a CDS encoding polysaccharide biosynthesis/export family protein produces the protein MRNISLFALAMLLIVGCVSQKESIYLQDAKKEWGEKSFTNIKTENTIQVFDQIYIQVSSFDDGNINFMSNDPNRYGGGRSEADLAMVSYTVNKNGEVKLPIVGETNVLGLTTNQAAEKIRKELEDYLNTPSVKVTFVNKSVTVLGSVNRPGRYFYAAEYLNIFQALGLAGDISEYGNRKEVVIVRDVNNEVIRKRINLTELALLGESELYIQADDVLYVEPLKKRQWGFQAFPWSILLSSITTIILVANYVEK, from the coding sequence ATGAGGAATATTTCCTTGTTTGCACTTGCCATGTTATTGATTGTCGGCTGTGTTTCACAAAAAGAGAGCATTTACCTGCAGGATGCAAAAAAAGAGTGGGGAGAGAAAAGTTTTACCAATATTAAAACGGAAAATACCATACAAGTATTTGATCAAATATATATCCAGGTATCCAGCTTCGACGATGGCAACATCAACTTTATGAGCAACGATCCAAATCGCTATGGGGGAGGACGCTCGGAGGCCGATTTGGCAATGGTTTCCTATACGGTAAACAAAAACGGGGAGGTGAAGTTACCTATAGTTGGCGAAACAAATGTATTGGGCTTAACTACCAATCAGGCCGCCGAAAAAATACGGAAGGAGTTGGAAGATTACCTTAACACCCCCTCGGTAAAAGTAACGTTTGTTAATAAAAGTGTTACGGTTTTGGGAAGTGTTAACCGTCCCGGACGATATTTTTATGCAGCTGAATACCTGAATATTTTTCAGGCACTAGGCCTGGCCGGTGATATATCGGAATACGGCAACCGCAAGGAGGTGGTTATTGTCAGGGATGTAAACAATGAGGTAATCAGAAAACGAATCAACTTAACAGAGTTGGCTCTTTTGGGCGAAAGCGAATTGTATATTCAAGCTGATGATGTGCTCTACGTTGAGCCATTGAAAAAACGTCAATGGGGTTTTCAGGCCTTTCCCTGGTCTATATTGTTAAGTTCAATAACTACCATAATTCTGGTGGCAAATTATGTAGAGAAATGA
- a CDS encoding polysaccharide biosynthesis tyrosine autokinase: MSIKNKVDQDNYVDIRKVFKHLLKNWIWFAVSLLLLCALAMASLKVLKPKYLVSSSIYIKDDKRLGGQKAAEFIQSFSMFDQKSNFKNEMLILNSSPLIRQTITALELETEYYAVGNFMRHEIYRDAPFLVLIDSMHNQIVDTYFDVVFKEDGKFTLSAKSKDYKTFNYSLGTGKPSTKEFELEKEFFQSAVIKGDDYHFKIYLNPEVNIKEIAGNRYSFKFLDREKLVRQYQSNLKVNPVNAEVSVVQLSLKLESAAKGVDFMKALMDLYLKKNLERKNHLASNTIAFINGQLDEISDSLSFAESNLEEFRSTNQVMDINTKAMRILERLQQLEIQKSTTERAYNYYEYLDDYFKEGDDYSKIVVPSSIGLNNATINEFIRDLLILSNQRNDLISRNQQKGPFFENLQIKIENLRNSIIDNISFSKESLKREVEKFQDQIRQLEKQVESLPKTERTLVGMERKFKLNDAIYTFLLEKRAEAQIAKAGNLPEHEIVEPARVLEKVFPNPKIHFLLALFLGLFIPAIVLVISNVADDRVKSEQELTEHFSDTPFVGSVVKSHEKESNLVVHDNPTSIIAETFRSIRTNLSFFNEAGKHQTILLTSCIAGEGKSFVANNLAVSMANLGKKTVVIGFDLRKSGQFQGFKHNAKIGLSSYYLKDKSLEDIVYNTGIENLHFIAPGLVPPNPLELIGSGLTGELFDSLKTTYDCIIVDTPPIGVLSDGYMLMNYADVNLFVVREKFTNQKVLGNVISEVKQKGFKNIGLVLNASKLEGKKYRYDYYNAYNNPK; this comes from the coding sequence ATGAGCATAAAAAACAAGGTAGATCAAGACAATTACGTGGATATAAGAAAGGTGTTTAAACATCTGCTTAAAAACTGGATATGGTTTGCGGTATCACTACTCCTCTTGTGTGCACTGGCAATGGCATCTTTAAAAGTGCTAAAACCAAAATATTTAGTGTCGTCGAGCATTTATATTAAGGACGATAAGCGCTTGGGCGGACAAAAAGCAGCGGAGTTTATACAAAGTTTTAGCATGTTCGACCAAAAAAGCAACTTTAAAAATGAAATGCTTATCCTCAATTCCTCGCCACTTATTCGTCAAACCATTACGGCGCTTGAGTTAGAAACAGAATATTATGCGGTTGGTAATTTTATGCGGCACGAGATCTACAGAGATGCACCCTTTCTGGTGCTTATCGATTCGATGCATAACCAGATTGTGGATACTTATTTTGATGTGGTTTTTAAAGAAGATGGTAAATTTACGCTATCAGCTAAAAGCAAGGATTATAAAACATTTAATTATTCGCTGGGCACCGGTAAACCAAGTACAAAGGAGTTTGAACTTGAAAAGGAGTTTTTTCAGTCCGCAGTAATCAAAGGCGATGATTACCATTTTAAAATTTACTTGAACCCCGAGGTTAATATAAAGGAAATCGCAGGCAATAGGTATTCGTTTAAATTTTTGGATAGGGAAAAATTGGTGCGTCAGTATCAATCTAATTTAAAAGTTAACCCGGTAAATGCCGAGGTGAGTGTGGTACAGTTATCCTTAAAATTAGAATCGGCAGCCAAAGGTGTCGATTTTATGAAAGCGCTCATGGATCTGTATTTAAAAAAGAACCTGGAACGTAAAAATCATTTGGCCTCTAACACCATCGCTTTTATCAATGGGCAGTTAGACGAAATATCCGATTCGCTAAGTTTTGCCGAAAGTAACCTCGAAGAATTCAGATCGACCAATCAGGTAATGGATATCAACACTAAGGCCATGCGTATTTTAGAGCGCCTGCAGCAACTCGAAATACAAAAGAGCACTACCGAAAGGGCATATAATTATTACGAGTACCTGGACGATTATTTTAAAGAAGGCGATGATTACAGCAAAATTGTTGTGCCTTCATCCATAGGGCTTAACAATGCAACCATCAACGAATTTATCCGAGACTTATTGATACTGTCCAACCAGCGCAACGATTTAATATCCCGAAATCAACAAAAAGGACCATTTTTTGAGAACCTGCAAATAAAAATCGAAAATCTGCGCAATAGTATTATTGATAATATATCCTTTTCGAAAGAATCCTTGAAGCGCGAGGTGGAAAAATTTCAGGATCAGATAAGGCAGTTAGAAAAGCAAGTGGAGTCGCTTCCAAAAACCGAACGTACCTTGGTGGGTATGGAACGGAAGTTTAAATTAAACGATGCCATCTATACTTTCCTGCTCGAAAAACGTGCCGAAGCGCAAATAGCTAAGGCGGGTAATTTGCCCGAACACGAAATTGTGGAACCGGCAAGGGTACTCGAAAAAGTATTCCCAAATCCGAAAATACATTTTCTGTTGGCCTTGTTTTTGGGTCTGTTTATCCCGGCCATTGTACTTGTAATAAGTAATGTAGCCGACGATAGGGTAAAAAGCGAGCAGGAGCTGACGGAGCATTTTAGCGACACACCCTTTGTTGGATCCGTGGTAAAGAGCCACGAAAAAGAGAGTAATCTTGTGGTGCACGACAATCCCACATCTATCATTGCCGAAACATTTAGATCCATTCGTACCAATTTGTCTTTTTTTAATGAGGCAGGAAAACACCAAACCATTTTGCTTACTTCGTGCATTGCCGGTGAGGGCAAAAGCTTTGTGGCCAATAACCTCGCGGTGTCCATGGCCAACCTGGGCAAAAAAACAGTGGTAATAGGCTTCGATTTACGAAAATCAGGACAATTCCAGGGTTTTAAGCACAATGCAAAGATAGGCCTGAGTTCCTATTATCTCAAGGATAAGTCATTGGAGGATATTGTGTACAATACAGGTATTGAGAACTTGCATTTTATTGCTCCCGGACTTGTACCACCCAATCCTTTAGAACTCATTGGAAGTGGCTTGACCGGGGAGCTATTTGATAGTTTAAAAACTACTTACGATTGTATTATTGTGGATACACCCCCCATAGGTGTTTTAAGCGATGGCTATATGTTAATGAATTATGCCGATGTGAACTTGTTTGTGGTGCGCGAAAAGTTTACCAACCAAAAGGTGCTGGGTAACGTAATCAGTGAAGTAAAACAAAAAGGATTCAAAAATATCGGTTTAGTACTTAACGCTAGTAAACTGGAGGGTAAAAAATATCGTTACGAT